In Caldanaerovirga acetigignens, a genomic segment contains:
- a CDS encoding hydantoinase/oxoprolinase N-terminal domain-containing protein, with the protein MAKDVRIGFDVGGTFTDGVMLRGKEVLAKAKALTTEDVTTGIINALDALLKTKKADVSEIALVSLGTTHTTNAIIERRNLNKVGIFRLGAPATTAIPPLTGWPEDLKEAIGGTDNIFIVRGGKEYDGRDIVPLDEEAIRKACGKIAGKVDSIAITGVFSPMIPDQEERAAEIIREELGDIPITLSNHIASISLLERENSTILNASVITVMRKAVDALKKAVRERGIDAPLFIVQNDGTVMSADYAVNYPIFTVASGPAASVRGAVYLSGIDSGVVVDIGGTSTDVAFIVNGFPRESSITVTIGGVKTNIRCPDLMSIALGGGTIVKTKGNEVIGYGPESVGYNLVRLGKSFGGPMITTHDIAVAKGILDKKLDIFETDFAPCIDKVKALDKGLVEAAYNIIKSRLEVAIDQMKTVAGNVKAIFVGGGATVVPKENLEGVSEVILPPHFEVCGAIGTTIAEIGAYAEGVADLEIEDRDEAISKVVEKAKDEAEKAGAIRSTVEILDIEEIPFAYMPGKREKIRVRVKGKIFE; encoded by the coding sequence ATGGCAAAAGATGTGAGAATAGGGTTCGATGTCGGAGGCACTTTTACCGATGGCGTCATGCTGAGGGGTAAGGAAGTTTTGGCAAAGGCAAAAGCCCTTACCACCGAAGATGTCACAACAGGGATTATAAATGCCCTTGATGCTCTTTTGAAGACTAAAAAAGCCGATGTATCGGAAATCGCCCTGGTGTCGCTTGGAACCACCCACACCACCAACGCGATAATAGAGAGGAGAAACTTGAACAAAGTAGGAATTTTTAGACTCGGTGCACCTGCCACCACTGCAATTCCTCCCCTTACCGGTTGGCCCGAAGATTTGAAAGAGGCTATCGGAGGGACGGATAATATTTTTATAGTCCGCGGCGGTAAGGAGTACGACGGCAGGGACATCGTTCCGCTGGACGAAGAGGCTATAAGGAAGGCCTGCGGCAAGATCGCCGGCAAAGTAGATTCTATTGCTATTACCGGAGTCTTTTCGCCGATGATCCCCGATCAGGAGGAAAGGGCTGCTGAAATAATCCGGGAAGAATTAGGGGATATACCTATAACCCTTTCGAACCACATCGCTTCCATATCCCTTTTAGAAAGGGAAAATTCCACGATTTTGAACGCCTCGGTTATTACCGTCATGAGGAAGGCTGTGGATGCCCTCAAAAAAGCCGTGAGGGAGCGCGGCATAGATGCACCGCTTTTCATAGTTCAGAACGACGGCACCGTAATGTCGGCAGATTACGCCGTTAACTATCCTATATTTACGGTAGCTTCGGGACCGGCGGCCAGCGTAAGGGGTGCGGTTTACCTTTCGGGCATAGATAGCGGCGTGGTGGTAGATATAGGCGGGACTTCCACCGATGTGGCATTTATAGTGAACGGGTTCCCGAGGGAATCTTCAATTACTGTGACGATAGGTGGGGTGAAGACGAATATAAGATGCCCTGACTTAATGTCTATAGCTTTAGGCGGCGGAACGATTGTAAAGACTAAGGGCAATGAAGTTATAGGCTATGGCCCCGAAAGCGTAGGTTACAATCTGGTTAGGCTCGGCAAATCCTTCGGCGGTCCTATGATCACCACCCATGACATCGCAGTGGCAAAAGGGATATTGGATAAGAAACTTGACATTTTCGAGACGGATTTCGCACCGTGCATTGATAAGGTTAAAGCATTGGACAAAGGTCTGGTGGAGGCCGCTTACAACATAATAAAGAGCAGGTTGGAAGTTGCCATAGACCAGATGAAGACGGTGGCAGGAAACGTTAAGGCCATATTCGTCGGCGGCGGCGCTACTGTGGTGCCGAAGGAGAATCTGGAGGGGGTGTCTGAGGTAATATTGCCGCCTCACTTTGAAGTGTGCGGCGCTATAGGTACGACTATCGCTGAAATAGGGGCCTATGCAGAAGGCGTAGCGGACCTTGAAATCGAAGACAGGGACGAAGCTATAAGCAAGGTTGTAGAAAAGGCAAAGGATGAGGCCGAAAAGGCGGGAGCCATTCGCAGCACCGTGGAAATACTCGATATCGAAGAGATCCCCTTCGCTTACATGCCGGGCAAACGCGAAAAAATCCGCGTAAGGGTCAAGGGAAAAATTTTCGAGTAA
- a CDS encoding aspartate/glutamate racemase family protein yields MPKILWINPVGTDIFDKPIEEMLNEIKRPETEVKVVSLQKGPRHLEYRYYEALVIPDTLHLIKKAENEGYDAAIIGCFYDPGLHDAREITEKMVVTAPAEACMHIAATLGHKFSIIVGREKWIPQMMDNVILNGLKDKLASFKSLGLGVYDFHADEKVTVERLKNAAKEAVEKDGAEAIILGCTIQFGFYKELQEYVKVPVIDAIVAPFKYAEFLVELKERFGWGHSKRFGFETPPLFEIKEWGLEEQYNIKGLWER; encoded by the coding sequence ATGCCCAAAATCCTATGGATAAATCCCGTGGGTACCGACATTTTCGACAAGCCCATAGAGGAAATGCTGAATGAGATAAAAAGACCAGAGACCGAAGTAAAGGTAGTTTCTCTGCAGAAAGGCCCAAGACACCTGGAGTACAGGTACTATGAAGCGTTAGTAATCCCAGATACGCTACATCTTATTAAAAAAGCGGAAAACGAAGGATACGATGCGGCGATAATCGGATGCTTTTACGATCCGGGGCTTCATGATGCGAGGGAGATAACTGAAAAGATGGTGGTCACGGCGCCTGCTGAAGCGTGCATGCACATAGCTGCGACGTTAGGGCACAAGTTTTCCATTATAGTAGGTAGGGAAAAGTGGATACCTCAAATGATGGACAATGTGATTCTAAACGGCTTAAAGGACAAACTTGCATCCTTCAAATCCCTCGGCCTTGGGGTTTACGATTTTCACGCCGATGAAAAGGTAACAGTTGAAAGGCTAAAAAATGCTGCTAAGGAAGCGGTGGAAAAAGATGGGGCAGAAGCTATCATCCTTGGCTGCACTATTCAATTTGGGTTTTACAAAGAACTTCAAGAGTACGTGAAAGTTCCGGTGATAGATGCAATAGTGGCTCCCTTTAAGTACGCAGAGTTTTTGGTAGAACTAAAGGAAAGGTTCGGCTGGGGCCACAGCAAGAGATTCGGCTTTGAAACCCCACCGCTTTTTGAAATAAAGGAATGGGGATTGGAAGAACAATACAATATTAAAGGATTATGGGAAAGATAG
- a CDS encoding DUF917 domain-containing protein, with product MGVYDILKSWGIENYKVIGEEDLKEITLGASILATGGGGDPEIGFLWALNVLKEGKDIILIDPKDFPDDALAVIAGCLGAPVVLTEKPPNGMEVLWCLESLKRYLGKEVQAIIPPEAGGVNTPVPMAVAGAVGIPVVDADGMGRAFPELQMTSFYTHGIMPSPTAAANEKGAVTVADTTSAIMAERIIRNAAMAYGGISWIAGYPMTGKQLKEAAIFNSISKSWELGKAVFRSRKLHEDPIEEIVKIVGGYKVFKGKIVDISREFGAEKTKGFSMGRLTLEGLDDYKGERAFVDFQNEWLRLEISGKTVCLPPDLILILDSETGEPIRTDIVKYGYRGTIVVVPADEKMRTEMGIRTFGPKYFGYDEDYVPVEKLVG from the coding sequence ATGGGAGTATACGATATTTTGAAGAGCTGGGGGATAGAAAATTACAAGGTTATTGGCGAGGAGGATCTAAAAGAGATAACCCTTGGGGCTTCCATCCTGGCGACGGGCGGGGGAGGAGATCCCGAAATAGGGTTTCTTTGGGCTTTAAATGTGCTGAAAGAGGGAAAGGATATAATTTTGATTGACCCAAAGGACTTTCCCGATGATGCACTGGCAGTAATTGCCGGGTGCCTCGGCGCACCCGTCGTTCTCACGGAAAAACCGCCGAACGGAATGGAGGTTCTATGGTGCCTGGAGAGTTTGAAGAGGTATCTAGGGAAGGAAGTCCAGGCCATTATACCTCCGGAAGCGGGAGGGGTAAATACTCCCGTCCCGATGGCGGTGGCAGGTGCAGTTGGAATACCTGTTGTGGATGCCGACGGCATGGGCAGGGCCTTTCCGGAGCTCCAGATGACTTCTTTTTACACCCACGGCATCATGCCGTCCCCGACGGCGGCGGCGAACGAAAAAGGTGCTGTGACGGTGGCTGACACTACGAGTGCCATAATGGCGGAAAGGATTATAAGGAACGCTGCTATGGCTTATGGCGGAATATCCTGGATTGCAGGATATCCCATGACAGGTAAGCAGCTCAAAGAAGCGGCCATTTTCAATTCCATTTCTAAAAGCTGGGAGCTGGGCAAGGCCGTCTTTAGGTCGAGGAAGCTGCATGAGGACCCCATTGAAGAAATCGTTAAGATAGTAGGGGGATACAAGGTCTTCAAAGGAAAGATAGTGGATATTTCGAGGGAGTTCGGCGCGGAAAAGACAAAGGGCTTTTCCATGGGGAGGTTGACCTTAGAAGGGCTTGATGACTACAAGGGTGAAAGGGCTTTCGTGGATTTTCAAAACGAATGGTTGAGGCTCGAGATAAGCGGTAAGACCGTGTGTCTCCCGCCGGATTTGATACTCATCCTCGATTCGGAAACCGGAGAGCCCATAAGGACTGATATTGTAAAATATGGCTATCGGGGAACCATAGTGGTGGTGCCTGCGGATGAGAAGATGAGGACTGAAATGGGAATCAGGACCTTCGGGCCAAAATATTTCGGCTATGACGAAGATTACGTTCCAGTGGAAAAACTTGTGGGATAA
- a CDS encoding M24 family metallopeptidase — protein sequence MNFAKRLERLVELLNEKNLDAAILGDRANVRYFTGMRFNAASFSILFVSKKGDVVLLTAILDYNRVKKTCFIKDIRKFPEDDPNYLAPLRELLSGRDVKTVGVEFSSVSVERENLIKEVTKAELLNIENDLLNMRMVKDKEEIELIKAAAKIAEKAMIKAMESVREGMKEYEVSAIAQDVMMREGAEGLSFEPFVMSGENAWLPQRFSSAKELKKGELSLFDMGCIFAGYCSDITRTFSLGGISDEQKNLFEVAYEAQKRAIKTVRPGVLAEDVDKAARDYIAEKGYGKYFPHLTGHGLGLSIHEMPIVDVGRKTVLQPGMVITVEPGVYVEGIGAARVEDMVLVTEDGCELLTNAPRELVR from the coding sequence ATGAATTTTGCAAAGAGATTAGAAAGATTGGTTGAACTTTTAAATGAAAAAAATCTGGATGCGGCTATTTTGGGAGATAGGGCCAATGTCAGGTACTTTACGGGGATGCGATTCAATGCCGCATCCTTTTCTATCCTTTTTGTCTCAAAAAAAGGAGACGTAGTCCTCCTGACGGCTATCTTAGATTATAACAGGGTGAAAAAAACCTGTTTTATAAAGGATATAAGAAAATTTCCTGAAGATGATCCGAACTACCTTGCGCCTTTAAGGGAATTGCTGTCAGGCAGGGACGTAAAGACAGTAGGAGTGGAGTTTTCGTCGGTGAGCGTCGAACGGGAGAATCTGATAAAGGAAGTTACAAAGGCGGAGCTTTTGAACATAGAAAATGACCTTTTAAACATGAGAATGGTTAAGGATAAGGAAGAAATAGAGCTAATAAAAGCGGCGGCAAAGATAGCGGAAAAGGCCATGATAAAGGCTATGGAAAGCGTAAGAGAAGGAATGAAAGAATACGAGGTATCTGCTATTGCTCAGGACGTTATGATGAGGGAAGGTGCGGAAGGGCTTTCCTTCGAACCCTTTGTTATGTCGGGAGAAAACGCGTGGCTTCCCCAGAGGTTTTCCTCGGCAAAAGAGCTGAAAAAGGGAGAGCTTTCCCTTTTTGACATGGGGTGCATATTCGCAGGCTATTGCTCGGATATAACGAGGACGTTTTCTCTCGGCGGAATTTCCGATGAGCAAAAAAACCTTTTCGAAGTGGCATACGAGGCGCAAAAACGGGCCATAAAAACCGTAAGGCCAGGAGTTTTGGCTGAGGATGTGGACAAGGCGGCAAGGGATTACATTGCCGAAAAAGGATATGGAAAATACTTCCCGCACCTTACGGGTCACGGCCTAGGGCTCAGCATTCACGAAATGCCGATAGTAGATGTGGGAAGAAAGACTGTTTTACAGCCGGGGATGGTTATCACCGTAGAGCCCGGCGTTTATGTGGAGGGCATCGGGGCGGCCCGGGTGGAAGATATGGTTTTGGTTACGGAAGACGGCTGCGAACTCCTTACGAATGCGCCCCGAGAGTTAGTAAGGTAG
- a CDS encoding hydantoinase B/oxoprolinase family protein: protein MGNVDRFTLENIGDGLIAAAEEMFISWGRTSQSPIIYEVLDYAAGLTDANGDLIAQANGVTGFLGTITYSVKSVIEKFGYDGLKPGDIILTNDPYNGSGTHLCDVSAVMPIFYKGEIIAFAANKGHWNEIGGKSLGSWSTNSTEIYQEGLQFPIIKVYEEGKLNEAIKDMIEANVRTPEMTLGDLYAQTASLRVAERRVLELVERYGRDAVLESIRLMMENGEKLAKQELKKLPHGTFEADGYIDTESNGIEDVYVKAKVTITDDSFIIDLTGSGSQVPAPINCTKYGAYSAARVVYRAIVCPHAEANEGFYKPLKVIVPDGTVFSAVRPAPVSCNWEAFSHLTDLVAKALAPHAPDRITAGHFLSIIGTIVGGIDDRTKEPFVLCEPQAGGWGAGINKDGENGLVAIDDGETYNMPVEVAETRYPILVEQYSFNLASGDGKYRGGFGLIRDYRILNSNAELTTIASRYRYLPWGVNGGSPGSNNKVQVFTNGDIVERATFSNFPLKKNDLVRFISGGGGGYGNPIERDPMMVLEDVKNEYITPEKALKVYGVVIEEKEGALSVNMDETQKLRQKMKAV, encoded by the coding sequence ATGGGCAATGTAGATAGATTCACTTTGGAGAATATAGGAGATGGACTCATCGCTGCTGCAGAAGAGATGTTTATAAGCTGGGGCAGGACGAGTCAGAGCCCCATCATTTACGAAGTATTAGACTATGCGGCAGGACTTACAGATGCAAATGGAGACCTAATTGCTCAAGCGAACGGTGTAACCGGCTTTCTCGGAACAATTACCTATTCTGTAAAGTCAGTCATTGAAAAGTTTGGATACGACGGCTTGAAACCCGGCGATATTATACTCACTAATGATCCCTATAACGGGAGCGGTACCCACCTTTGCGATGTATCTGCTGTAATGCCCATTTTCTACAAAGGTGAAATAATAGCTTTTGCGGCAAATAAAGGTCACTGGAATGAAATTGGAGGAAAATCTTTGGGGAGCTGGTCCACCAATTCAACGGAAATATATCAGGAAGGGTTGCAATTTCCTATCATAAAAGTGTATGAAGAAGGGAAATTGAATGAAGCAATAAAGGATATGATTGAAGCGAACGTCAGAACTCCGGAGATGACTCTGGGAGATCTTTATGCTCAGACTGCATCATTGAGAGTTGCGGAAAGAAGAGTTTTGGAGCTTGTGGAAAGGTACGGAAGGGATGCAGTTTTAGAGAGCATTCGGCTGATGATGGAAAACGGTGAAAAACTTGCAAAACAGGAGTTAAAGAAGCTCCCCCATGGTACCTTCGAAGCTGATGGGTACATTGATACAGAGTCAAACGGGATAGAAGATGTATATGTAAAGGCAAAAGTTACGATAACCGACGATAGTTTCATAATAGATTTGACCGGTTCAGGCAGCCAGGTACCCGCTCCGATAAACTGCACTAAGTATGGAGCATATTCCGCTGCAAGAGTCGTGTACAGGGCGATTGTCTGCCCGCATGCCGAAGCAAACGAAGGGTTTTATAAACCTCTGAAAGTCATTGTTCCTGATGGAACAGTCTTTTCGGCAGTAAGGCCGGCACCAGTATCCTGCAACTGGGAGGCTTTTTCGCATCTTACGGATCTTGTGGCGAAAGCATTAGCACCCCATGCACCAGATAGAATAACGGCGGGACATTTCCTGAGCATCATAGGCACTATTGTCGGAGGAATAGACGATAGGACGAAGGAACCCTTTGTGCTCTGTGAACCTCAGGCCGGCGGATGGGGAGCTGGGATAAATAAGGATGGGGAAAACGGACTTGTGGCGATAGACGATGGGGAGACATACAACATGCCGGTTGAAGTTGCGGAGACTCGCTACCCAATATTGGTGGAACAATATAGTTTTAATTTGGCAAGTGGAGATGGAAAGTATAGGGGAGGATTTGGCTTAATAAGAGATTACAGAATTTTGAATTCTAATGCGGAGCTAACCACAATTGCCAGCAGATACAGGTATCTGCCGTGGGGGGTAAACGGCGGAAGCCCAGGTTCTAACAACAAGGTTCAAGTTTTTACTAACGGCGATATAGTAGAGCGGGCCACATTTTCTAACTTTCCGCTTAAGAAAAATGATTTAGTTAGATTTATATCGGGTGGAGGAGGCGGTTACGGAAATCCTATAGAAAGAGATCCAATGATGGTTCTAGAGGATGTTAAAAATGAATACATAACGCCAGAAAAGGCCTTAAAGGTATATGGCGTAGTCATAGAAGAAAAAGAAGGCGCGCTGTCTGTGAATATGGATGAAACGCAAAAATTGAGGCAAAAGATGAAAGCTGTATAA
- a CDS encoding DUF917 domain-containing protein yields the protein MSNKVFETLEKWGVKNYKVIDKQAIKEITLGASILATGGGGDPEIGLLWAYKVLDEGKTIVMVDPMDIPDDILVASPACLGAPVVLTEKPPSADVLNNAIRKLEQYWGKKLQATIPIECGGVNSTVAYAAAGEFEVPVIDVDGMNRAFPELQMTSWVTNGVNASPTVSCDDRGNVTVIDTGDDNKMAENIARRVAMAYGGISWIATYPMTGKQVKEASILNSQSIAWELGKAVYRAREKHLDPVEEMLKSLKATRNVTGVRVFKGKIVDISREFGGEATKGFSLGRIKMEGLDDYKGSVAEIDFQNEWLVLRIDGRIRCLPPDLIAIVDSETGEPIRTDIMKYGYRGSIILIPAHERMRTPKGIELFGPRYFGYDIDYVPVEELNKEVWQDGV from the coding sequence ATGTCGAATAAGGTCTTCGAAACGCTGGAAAAATGGGGCGTGAAAAATTACAAAGTAATAGACAAACAAGCTATAAAGGAGATAACGCTGGGGGCCTCCATCCTGGCTACGGGTGGTGGCGGTGATCCGGAGATAGGACTGCTCTGGGCGTATAAGGTATTAGACGAAGGGAAAACCATAGTTATGGTAGATCCCATGGATATACCCGACGATATCCTGGTGGCGAGCCCCGCCTGTCTCGGAGCGCCGGTGGTGCTCACCGAAAAACCGCCATCAGCCGATGTGCTCAATAATGCCATAAGGAAGCTGGAGCAGTACTGGGGCAAAAAGCTACAGGCGACCATTCCCATAGAGTGCGGCGGTGTAAATTCCACCGTGGCGTACGCTGCGGCTGGGGAATTCGAAGTGCCTGTAATAGACGTGGACGGGATGAACCGGGCTTTCCCCGAGCTTCAGATGACCTCCTGGGTGACCAATGGGGTAAATGCTTCGCCTACTGTTTCCTGCGATGACCGCGGCAACGTCACGGTAATCGATACCGGCGACGACAACAAGATGGCGGAAAACATCGCCCGGCGGGTTGCCATGGCCTATGGCGGAATTTCCTGGATTGCAACTTACCCCATGACGGGCAAGCAGGTAAAAGAGGCTTCCATTTTGAATTCCCAGAGCATAGCATGGGAGCTGGGCAAAGCCGTATACAGGGCAAGGGAAAAGCACCTAGATCCGGTAGAAGAGATGTTGAAAAGCTTGAAGGCCACCCGAAACGTGACGGGCGTTAGGGTCTTCAAAGGGAAGATAGTGGACATTTCAAGAGAATTCGGCGGTGAGGCGACTAAAGGGTTCAGCCTCGGAAGGATCAAGATGGAAGGCCTTGACGACTACAAGGGAAGCGTTGCGGAAATCGACTTCCAAAACGAGTGGCTAGTGTTGAGGATAGACGGCAGGATAAGATGTCTTCCGCCGGATTTGATCGCAATTGTGGATTCCGAGACAGGAGAGCCTATCCGCACGGATATAATGAAGTACGGATACAGGGGTTCGATAATATTGATTCCGGCTCATGAGAGGATGAGAACACCAAAAGGTATCGAACTCTTTGGGCCAAGGTATTTCGGATACGACATTGATTACGTGCCGGTGGAAGAACTGAACAAGGAGGTGTGGCAAGATGGCGTGTAA